The Tumebacillus sp. BK434 genome has a segment encoding these proteins:
- a CDS encoding YvrJ family protein: protein MDWVQLVSNYGFPIVVSLFLLTKTQQKLEEVSTLLARIDEALDNR, encoded by the coding sequence ATGGATTGGGTACAACTGGTCAGCAACTACGGGTTCCCCATCGTCGTCAGCCTCTTTCTCCTCACCAAGACTCAACAGAAGTTGGAAGAAGTCTCTACCTTGCTCGCCCGCATTGACGAAGCGCTCGACAATCGCTAA
- a CDS encoding DUF4430 domain-containing protein: MKLTTRLGLFLALAFLVTACGSADESKQPESELPEQVVQLPEQEMLPKKAEQTGQAEEKQPADRKDDAKEPSTAQGAEKQPEQPNTATPSVKPGANPPAPAAGTPSGGGKTGTGGTAGTGSGAGTAKPAQPSTPPKAQPAGSFNMLVTHNFGGSSVFSQNLNYYKGNSVMDVMHAHLEVETKYGGGFVNSINGVASGYTDKSIFTRKKRDWFYYVNGSVAGVGADAYSAQTGDTVWWDYHDWSGSGSNTPSVVGAYPHPFTVGYNGSRPGTVIYYSGSHADDANRLATALRGFGAGNVRTAAYGNQNLIENTTNVIVLGTWPELQGQSSVQDLFSAPTRTGIYAHIENGAVQMLDYTGDESGQTGQALIAATGTGNGDTTPTWLLIGMDEPALDAAVNTLVSSKGKLRGKIGVVLSNGAAVGVPVAP; the protein is encoded by the coding sequence ATGAAGCTCACTACACGCCTTGGACTTTTTCTTGCGCTTGCCTTCTTGGTTACCGCTTGCGGCAGCGCAGACGAATCGAAGCAACCAGAATCCGAGCTGCCGGAACAGGTCGTGCAGCTCCCGGAGCAGGAAATGCTCCCCAAGAAAGCGGAACAAACAGGCCAAGCCGAGGAGAAACAGCCTGCCGACCGGAAAGACGACGCCAAAGAGCCGTCAACCGCGCAGGGCGCAGAAAAACAACCGGAGCAGCCAAACACCGCCACCCCGTCCGTGAAGCCGGGGGCGAACCCGCCAGCGCCTGCTGCAGGGACGCCGTCCGGCGGCGGCAAGACGGGCACCGGCGGTACGGCCGGCACGGGAAGCGGGGCGGGAACCGCCAAGCCGGCCCAGCCGTCCACTCCGCCGAAAGCACAGCCGGCGGGCAGCTTCAACATGTTGGTCACACACAACTTTGGCGGCTCGTCCGTCTTCAGCCAGAACCTCAACTACTACAAAGGCAACTCTGTGATGGATGTCATGCATGCACATCTGGAAGTGGAGACCAAGTACGGCGGCGGTTTTGTGAACAGCATCAATGGCGTCGCATCAGGCTATACGGACAAGTCGATCTTCACCCGCAAGAAGCGCGACTGGTTCTATTACGTCAACGGTTCGGTCGCAGGCGTCGGTGCGGATGCGTACAGCGCGCAAACGGGAGATACGGTGTGGTGGGATTACCACGACTGGTCGGGCTCCGGGTCGAACACGCCGAGCGTCGTCGGCGCGTACCCGCACCCGTTTACGGTCGGCTACAACGGCTCACGGCCGGGCACGGTGATCTACTACAGCGGCAGCCATGCGGACGATGCCAACCGTCTCGCCACCGCCTTGCGCGGCTTCGGAGCGGGCAATGTCCGCACCGCTGCGTACGGCAACCAGAACCTGATCGAAAACACCACCAACGTCATCGTGCTTGGCACTTGGCCGGAGCTGCAGGGCCAGTCGTCGGTGCAGGATCTGTTCAGTGCGCCGACCCGCACGGGCATCTATGCCCACATCGAGAACGGTGCGGTGCAGATGCTCGACTACACCGGAGATGAGTCCGGCCAGACCGGCCAGGCGCTGATCGCCGCGACCGGCACCGGCAATGGCGACACCACGCCGACCTGGCTGCTGATCGGCATGGACGAACCGGCCCTCGACGCGGCGGTGAACACGCTGGTCAGTTCCAAAGGCAAACTTCGCGGCAAGATCGGCGTCGTACTGAGCAACGGCGCGGCGGTCGGAGTTCCGGTCGCACCATGA
- a CDS encoding ferritin-like domain-containing protein, with protein MSVAPFADRKRFLQLVLKAIYNEREAQLLYRDLEVRAVTPFQKRQIRHAYNDEVKHERLLSHLYHTLTGRQPQVAYPPRPEIPDFQTALRGAFEDELEAVELYRDMYLMTQLQWVRDVLFQLFTDEYEHATRFAYLRAEL; from the coding sequence ATGTCAGTGGCTCCGTTTGCCGATCGGAAGCGCTTTTTGCAGCTGGTGCTAAAGGCGATCTACAACGAGCGCGAGGCGCAGCTCTTGTACCGCGACCTCGAAGTCCGCGCCGTGACCCCCTTTCAAAAACGGCAGATCCGCCATGCCTACAACGATGAGGTGAAGCACGAGCGTCTGCTCAGCCATCTCTACCACACCTTGACCGGCCGACAGCCGCAAGTGGCCTATCCTCCGCGTCCGGAGATCCCCGACTTTCAGACGGCGCTGCGCGGCGCTTTTGAAGACGAACTGGAAGCGGTGGAGCTTTACCGCGACATGTACCTGATGACTCAACTGCAATGGGTGCGCGATGTGCTGTTCCAGCTGTTCACCGACGAGTATGAGCATGCGACCCGGTTTGCGTATCTGCGGGCGGAGTTGTAA
- a CDS encoding ECF transporter S component: protein MKRNGISWLLILVAAGLAFLAYALWPTEDLNWAVTSFVLLFLGLGLFYLRFERAKVSSKEMALIASLAALAVVGRIIFAPFPNFKPTTYLILLAGFVFGPRAGFMVGATVALVSNMFFGQGPWTPWQMMAWGLVGATAGLYGRWRGEKVHPLELAVFGAVWGFLFGWIMNAWVWLTTFFPLNFTTFVAANAASFWFDVSHAAANVLFALLLTRSFLPILYRFRKKLTTISLEVQTDENIQH from the coding sequence ATGAAGCGTAACGGCATATCCTGGCTCCTGATCCTCGTCGCCGCCGGACTTGCATTTTTGGCCTATGCGCTCTGGCCGACGGAAGACCTCAATTGGGCGGTGACCTCATTCGTCCTGCTCTTCCTCGGCCTTGGCTTGTTCTACTTGCGCTTCGAGCGGGCGAAAGTCTCCTCCAAAGAGATGGCCTTGATCGCCTCGCTGGCGGCGCTGGCGGTCGTCGGGCGAATCATCTTCGCTCCGTTTCCCAATTTCAAGCCGACGACCTATTTGATCCTGCTCGCCGGTTTTGTGTTTGGCCCGCGGGCCGGGTTCATGGTCGGTGCGACGGTCGCGCTCGTTTCGAACATGTTTTTCGGGCAAGGGCCGTGGACGCCGTGGCAGATGATGGCCTGGGGGCTGGTCGGGGCCACGGCGGGGCTGTACGGCAGATGGCGGGGCGAGAAGGTGCATCCGCTGGAACTCGCCGTCTTCGGCGCTGTCTGGGGCTTCCTGTTCGGCTGGATCATGAACGCCTGGGTCTGGCTGACCACTTTTTTCCCGCTCAACTTTACGACCTTTGTCGCAGCAAACGCCGCTTCGTTTTGGTTTGACGTGTCGCACGCGGCGGCCAACGTGCTGTTCGCGCTGCTGCTGACCCGCTCGTTTCTCCCGATCCTCTACCGGTTTCGGAAAAAACTTACGACGATCTCGCTGGAGGTGCAGACTGATGAAAACATCCAACACTAG
- a CDS encoding S-layer homology domain-containing protein, with protein sequence MKTSNTSKWLAGALAVALFAAPVSTAQAATTAELTGVRDGALNYLRGKLAQNNFRYVMDWPALTIYAAGESPTGARWTTAAGQNGVTWREADLKKNLNITDATTDFESTLLGALAAGKNPRAYGRRDLVQAVVSAQQDNGKFADTIYGFGDDLLNPHLYGIISLYAAGVEIPNKQKAADYLLSKQHADGGFNWSNGNPRSDADVTAMALIAMKALGLEQSHASVQKALGYLKQIQSDFGGFKNEGVENPDSSSIVTEALLMHDIDPTSWKKGSGDVISSMLAFRNADGAFAYAKGTASNILATQNVALALSDYLKGESVYEQLHDQNAGKSGAWKPLFADLPFSHPYYEENIALVNLGVVVGHTNGTYGPNDNVSREQFSTILVNGQHLQDQVGPKITRFRDVKSDRWSNPYIAVAYKNKFIFGTSDTTFDPAGNVTGAQVMAILVRMLGLESEALARPNQKNWYDGHIQIAKEQGLWYPAFDPKKNASRAEVGYAFMRYYDAEYKKGASN encoded by the coding sequence ATGAAAACATCCAACACTAGCAAATGGCTTGCCGGTGCGCTCGCCGTGGCTCTGTTCGCCGCTCCGGTCAGCACAGCCCAAGCGGCGACCACCGCGGAGCTGACCGGCGTCCGCGACGGCGCCCTCAACTACCTGCGCGGCAAGCTCGCGCAGAACAATTTCCGCTACGTCATGGACTGGCCGGCGCTGACGATCTATGCGGCCGGCGAGTCGCCGACCGGCGCCAGATGGACCACTGCGGCCGGACAAAACGGCGTGACGTGGCGCGAAGCAGACCTCAAGAAGAACCTGAACATCACCGACGCGACCACCGACTTCGAAAGCACCTTGCTCGGCGCGCTCGCCGCCGGGAAGAACCCGCGCGCCTATGGCCGCCGGGACCTCGTGCAGGCGGTGGTGTCTGCGCAGCAGGACAACGGCAAGTTCGCCGACACGATCTACGGCTTTGGCGACGACCTGCTCAACCCGCACCTGTATGGCATTATTTCGCTGTACGCAGCGGGCGTGGAGATCCCGAACAAACAAAAAGCGGCCGACTACCTGTTGTCCAAGCAGCATGCGGACGGTGGCTTCAACTGGTCGAACGGCAACCCGCGCTCCGATGCGGACGTGACAGCGATGGCGCTGATCGCCATGAAAGCGCTGGGCTTGGAGCAAAGCCACGCCAGCGTCCAAAAAGCGCTGGGCTACCTCAAACAAATCCAAAGCGACTTCGGCGGCTTCAAAAACGAAGGCGTGGAGAACCCGGACAGCTCCTCGATCGTCACCGAAGCCTTGCTGATGCACGACATCGATCCGACCTCATGGAAAAAAGGCTCCGGCGATGTCATCTCCAGCATGCTGGCCTTCCGCAACGCCGACGGCGCCTTTGCCTACGCAAAAGGCACCGCTTCCAACATTCTCGCCACGCAAAACGTCGCGCTGGCGCTGTCCGACTACCTCAAGGGGGAGTCGGTCTACGAGCAACTGCACGACCAAAACGCCGGCAAATCGGGCGCGTGGAAGCCGCTGTTTGCCGATCTGCCGTTCTCGCATCCGTATTATGAGGAGAACATCGCGCTGGTCAACCTCGGCGTGGTCGTCGGCCACACGAACGGCACGTACGGCCCGAACGACAACGTCTCCCGCGAGCAGTTCTCGACGATCCTGGTCAACGGCCAGCACCTGCAGGATCAGGTCGGCCCGAAGATCACGAGATTCCGCGATGTGAAAAGCGACCGCTGGTCGAACCCGTACATTGCGGTCGCGTACAAAAACAAATTCATCTTCGGCACGTCCGACACCACCTTCGATCCGGCCGGGAATGTGACCGGGGCGCAGGTGATGGCGATCCTCGTGCGGATGCTGGGGTTGGAGAGCGAGGCGCTGGCCCGCCCGAACCAAAAGAACTGGTATGACGGGCACATCCAGATCGCCAAGGAGCAGGGGTTGTGGTACCCGGCATTCGATCCGAAAAAGAATGCGTCCCGCGCCGAAGTGGGCTATGCGTTCATGCGTTACTATGACGCGGAATATAAAAAGGGAGCGTCCAACTAG
- a CDS encoding Cof-type HAD-IIB family hydrolase yields the protein MNEAARKLIALDLDGTLLTKQKVISPRTKRMLAEAKQLGHHVVIATGRPPRASLNYYHELGLVTPMVNFNGALVHHVTDEAWGHHHFPLDRETALCVIDICERYGIHNVMAEVKDDYYLQQHDHQFLKILADGREPLGIGVIHDLLQDHPTSLLIQAQEAGIPELRKHLREHHAHVVEHRYWGTPWNVIEVMKAGVNKATGLSLIAESLGVAREQVIAFGDEDNDFEMIQYAGTGVAMGNANPELKAMADVICDTNDNDGIAMMLERLL from the coding sequence ATGAACGAAGCTGCACGAAAACTGATTGCCCTCGACCTGGACGGGACGCTTCTGACGAAGCAAAAGGTGATCTCGCCGCGCACCAAACGGATGCTGGCAGAGGCGAAACAACTCGGCCACCACGTGGTGATCGCAACGGGACGCCCACCGCGGGCAAGTCTTAACTACTACCATGAACTCGGTCTCGTCACTCCGATGGTCAACTTCAACGGCGCGCTGGTGCACCACGTCACCGATGAAGCGTGGGGCCACCATCATTTTCCGCTGGACCGCGAGACGGCGCTTTGCGTGATCGACATCTGCGAACGCTATGGCATCCACAATGTGATGGCGGAGGTCAAAGACGATTATTACCTCCAGCAGCATGACCATCAGTTCCTGAAGATTCTCGCCGACGGACGCGAACCGCTGGGCATCGGCGTGATCCACGACCTTTTGCAGGATCATCCGACCTCGCTGCTGATCCAGGCGCAGGAAGCGGGCATCCCCGAGCTGCGCAAACACCTGCGCGAACATCACGCCCACGTCGTCGAGCACCGCTATTGGGGCACGCCGTGGAACGTGATCGAAGTGATGAAAGCGGGCGTGAACAAGGCGACCGGCCTCTCGCTGATCGCCGAGAGCCTCGGTGTGGCACGGGAGCAGGTGATCGCCTTTGGCGATGAGGACAACGACTTCGAGATGATCCAATACGCGGGCACCGGTGTAGCGATGGGCAACGCTAACCCGGAATTGAAAGCGATGGCTGACGTCATCTGCGACACGAACGACAACGACGGCATCGCCATGATGCTGGAACGGCTTCTCTGA
- a CDS encoding energy-coupling factor transporter transmembrane component T, translated as MRLERFHAATLAVYPLLLIVLAMITPHPLYLAALLAVTLYALRAGGGAKSMLRMMRFTWPFLLIILILNVLISKNGATVLYDGPRLPLFGTLRITLEAVLFGLIMALRLFIVLAACNLYIVWLSPDRALGLMAKWAGRSAVVAMLTARLIPYLSEQAKSVGEVMQTRGVRFQEGSTRERLQKHSRMLNVLLISSLEGSWQVAEAMEARGFGSRHRSSYSRERFGGSDWLTWAVMLAALAVLLLLADLGAAAYEFYPRLTPLLAEGSLTWGGALLLGALLATVPLLIQRRSN; from the coding sequence ATGAGGCTTGAGCGCTTTCATGCCGCCACGCTCGCCGTCTATCCGCTGCTCCTGATCGTGCTGGCGATGATCACGCCGCATCCGCTGTACCTCGCCGCGCTGCTTGCTGTGACCCTGTACGCGTTGCGGGCGGGCGGGGGAGCGAAATCGATGTTGCGGATGATGCGGTTCACCTGGCCGTTTTTGCTGATCATCCTGATCCTGAACGTGCTGATCTCGAAAAACGGGGCGACCGTGCTCTATGACGGGCCGCGCCTGCCCCTGTTCGGAACGCTCCGGATCACGCTGGAGGCGGTGCTGTTCGGCCTGATCATGGCCTTGCGCCTGTTCATCGTGTTGGCCGCCTGCAACCTGTACATCGTCTGGCTGTCACCCGACCGCGCGCTCGGTCTGATGGCAAAGTGGGCCGGCCGCTCGGCGGTGGTCGCGATGCTCACCGCCCGGCTGATTCCATATCTGTCTGAGCAGGCGAAAAGCGTCGGCGAAGTGATGCAGACGCGCGGTGTGCGCTTTCAGGAAGGCAGCACCCGCGAACGCCTGCAAAAACACAGCCGGATGCTGAACGTCCTGCTGATCTCGTCCCTGGAAGGGTCGTGGCAGGTCGCCGAAGCGATGGAAGCGCGCGGCTTCGGGTCTCGTCACCGCAGCTCGTACTCGCGGGAACGCTTTGGCGGCAGCGACTGGCTGACGTGGGCGGTGATGCTGGCGGCGCTTGCCGTCCTGCTCCTGCTCGCCGACCTCGGCGCTGCGGCGTACGAATTCTACCCGCGCCTGACGCCTTTGCTCGCCGAAGGAAGCCTGACCTGGGGCGGAGCGCTGCTGCTCGGCGCGCTGCTCGCCACCGTGCCCCTGCTGATACAAAGGAGATCGAACTAG
- a CDS encoding sigma-70 family RNA polymerase sigma factor, which translates to MAQHAQLPVESLASNPLLKCFLEEPENQRLYGAGAREELERRFADHYFEIRFLGFIRKHIHYEAQHLLRKTRTKQQIEPLWLNRTVGDEEGTGLEALDLIEDPAESVEDKVIARTDALEDITPHEGLHRALQSLSPRQQLILQLLFVECLTEQEAAEVLEISQQAVNKCKRKALAEIKRLLEAR; encoded by the coding sequence ATGGCTCAGCATGCACAGTTGCCCGTCGAGTCTTTGGCCAGCAATCCGTTGCTGAAGTGCTTTTTGGAAGAGCCGGAGAACCAGCGCCTGTACGGTGCGGGTGCACGCGAAGAGTTGGAACGGCGGTTTGCGGACCACTACTTCGAGATACGTTTCCTGGGATTTATCCGCAAGCACATTCACTATGAAGCACAGCATCTGCTGCGCAAAACGCGCACCAAGCAGCAGATTGAACCGCTCTGGCTGAACCGGACGGTCGGCGATGAGGAAGGGACAGGCCTGGAGGCGCTCGATCTGATCGAGGACCCGGCCGAGTCGGTGGAGGACAAGGTGATCGCGCGCACCGATGCGCTGGAAGACATCACGCCGCATGAAGGGCTGCATCGGGCGTTGCAGTCGCTGTCGCCGCGACAGCAGCTGATCCTGCAGTTGCTGTTCGTCGAATGCCTGACCGAGCAGGAAGCGGCGGAGGTGCTGGAGATCTCGCAGCAGGCGGTCAACAAATGCAAACGGAAGGCGCTTGCCGAGATCAAACGCCTTTTGGAAGCGAGGTGA
- a CDS encoding helix-turn-helix domain-containing protein, translating to MAQETLRSLIQRAKAGDGDALAEVIQKFRPLIQKYVRQAPASDAKDLEQELTLRLITLVRSYREELPYGFMDLVEKELQKTNS from the coding sequence ATGGCGCAAGAAACGCTGCGCTCCCTCATCCAGCGGGCCAAAGCGGGCGATGGGGATGCCTTGGCCGAGGTGATTCAGAAGTTTCGGCCCTTGATTCAAAAGTACGTCCGCCAAGCGCCGGCATCTGATGCCAAAGACCTGGAGCAGGAACTGACGCTGCGCCTGATCACGCTCGTACGCTCGTACCGAGAGGAGCTGCCGTATGGATTTATGGACCTCGTCGAGAAAGAACTTCAGAAAACAAATTCATAG
- a CDS encoding RsfA family transcriptional regulator: METVERWTTRSDAWTPEDDLKLAEIVLRHIREGSTQLNAFVESANLLGRTPAACGYRWNGVVRKTYEDKIKEAKLAKKERLSIRQQAKQRRAYGPDLEDPSIDGIIRALKNHEREFFNLQEKARKLEERVEELKEQVDTLTEENSLLRGGETTLSRPANELLGEDSKALLEIMDRAKKILELEQQGYKPRFKMDDQGNLERVSE, encoded by the coding sequence ATGGAAACTGTAGAACGTTGGACCACACGTTCTGACGCATGGACACCCGAGGACGATCTTAAACTCGCCGAGATCGTTCTGCGTCATATACGAGAAGGCAGTACCCAGTTGAACGCATTCGTAGAGTCGGCCAATCTGCTGGGCCGCACGCCGGCCGCTTGCGGCTACCGTTGGAACGGCGTCGTGCGCAAAACGTACGAAGACAAGATCAAAGAAGCGAAACTGGCCAAGAAAGAAAGGCTTTCCATCCGCCAGCAAGCCAAACAGCGCCGCGCCTACGGGCCCGACCTCGAAGATCCCTCGATCGACGGCATCATCCGCGCGCTGAAAAATCATGAGCGCGAATTTTTTAATCTGCAAGAGAAAGCGCGCAAGCTCGAAGAGCGCGTCGAAGAGCTGAAGGAGCAAGTCGATACCCTGACCGAAGAAAACAGCCTGCTGCGCGGCGGCGAAACAACGCTGTCCCGCCCGGCGAACGAACTGCTCGGCGAAGATTCGAAAGCGCTGCTCGAGATCATGGACCGGGCAAAAAAGATTCTCGAACTGGAACAGCAAGGCTACAAACCGCGCTTTAAAATGGACGATCAAGGCAATCTTGAACGGGTGAGCGAGTAA
- a CDS encoding ABC transporter ATP-binding protein: MASAEIQLTNLTYCYPDADRPALNRLTWGVQRGEFVVLAGPSGCGKSTLLRALNGLVPEFYGGKIAGAAAFRGKNLSEFPERGIARHIGMTFQDPEKQLVMTEVEREIAFGLENLRVPQAEMRRRVAEVMSFFDLTALRRQKTDDLSGGEKQKVAIASVMALQPDVLLLDEPTSQLDPGTAQEILDLIKRLNEELGITVILVEQRLDRVLHLADRVTAMYGGEIEYDGDPAGFARHAADVRPELLAPVTRLFVEAGSPHRPLTVKEGRQLVTSAFALQEPAPPVAPRGSKRLLNWFSPRSKSETPALVAKNVRFAYPEGEDVLKGLDLEIGKRRLTAILGANGTGKSTLFRQFAALIKPTAGRIEINGRDSRQFDPADLAGEVGYLSQNPSDYLFHDTLWQECQFSRQLIGLSTTGEEAEQEIGAVLRSLGLFGHKDRNPRDLSGGERQRAALAAVLVQHPQLLLLDEPTRGLDAGQKDSLGAWLSSFLEQGGTVVLITHDVEFAAEYADQIVLIDDGTVAAAGPPQEMLTRGMFYAPQVGRVFRGVAENIVTLQDGVKFLTQGEERQ, encoded by the coding sequence ATGGCATCCGCAGAGATTCAACTGACCAATCTAACCTACTGCTATCCCGATGCAGACCGCCCTGCGCTGAACCGCCTGACCTGGGGTGTGCAGCGCGGCGAATTTGTGGTGCTGGCCGGCCCGTCCGGCTGCGGCAAATCGACGTTGCTCCGCGCCTTAAACGGTCTCGTGCCGGAGTTCTACGGGGGCAAGATCGCCGGGGCAGCAGCGTTTCGCGGCAAGAACTTGTCCGAGTTCCCGGAGCGCGGCATCGCCCGGCACATCGGCATGACCTTTCAGGATCCGGAGAAGCAGCTCGTGATGACCGAAGTGGAGCGCGAGATCGCGTTCGGTTTGGAAAATTTGCGCGTGCCGCAGGCGGAGATGCGCCGCCGGGTCGCGGAAGTGATGTCGTTCTTCGACCTGACGGCGCTGCGTCGCCAAAAGACGGACGACCTGTCCGGCGGCGAGAAGCAAAAAGTTGCCATCGCATCGGTGATGGCGCTGCAGCCGGACGTGCTGCTGCTTGACGAGCCGACTTCGCAGCTCGACCCGGGCACAGCGCAGGAGATCCTCGATCTGATCAAGCGCTTGAATGAAGAGCTCGGGATCACCGTCATCCTCGTCGAACAGCGGCTCGACCGCGTGCTGCATCTCGCCGACCGCGTGACGGCGATGTACGGTGGGGAGATCGAGTATGACGGCGACCCGGCCGGGTTTGCCCGCCATGCGGCCGATGTGCGCCCAGAACTGCTGGCTCCAGTGACACGGCTGTTCGTGGAGGCGGGCTCTCCGCATCGCCCGTTGACGGTCAAGGAAGGGCGGCAGCTGGTCACGTCAGCGTTTGCGCTGCAGGAGCCCGCACCGCCGGTTGCGCCGCGTGGCAGCAAGCGGTTGCTGAACTGGTTCAGCCCCCGCAGCAAAAGCGAGACGCCGGCGCTGGTGGCGAAAAACGTGCGCTTTGCCTATCCCGAAGGGGAGGACGTGCTGAAAGGCCTTGACCTCGAGATCGGCAAACGGCGCCTCACCGCCATCCTCGGTGCGAACGGCACCGGGAAGAGCACGTTGTTCCGCCAGTTTGCGGCGCTGATCAAGCCGACAGCGGGCCGCATTGAGATCAACGGGCGGGACAGCCGACAGTTCGACCCGGCCGATCTGGCCGGGGAGGTTGGCTACCTCTCGCAAAACCCGAGCGACTATCTCTTCCACGACACGCTATGGCAGGAGTGCCAGTTCTCGCGCCAACTGATCGGGCTCTCCACAACAGGGGAGGAGGCGGAGCAAGAGATCGGTGCAGTGCTGCGCTCGCTGGGCCTGTTCGGGCACAAGGATCGCAATCCCCGCGACTTGAGCGGAGGTGAGCGCCAGCGTGCTGCGCTGGCCGCCGTGCTCGTGCAACATCCGCAGCTGCTCCTGCTCGACGAGCCGACGCGCGGGCTTGATGCCGGGCAAAAAGACAGCTTGGGCGCGTGGCTCAGCTCCTTTCTCGAGCAAGGGGGGACGGTCGTCCTGATCACGCATGACGTGGAATTTGCGGCCGAGTACGCCGATCAGATCGTGCTGATCGACGACGGCACGGTTGCGGCGGCAGGCCCCCCGCAGGAAATGCTGACCCGTGGCATGTTCTACGCCCCCCAAGTCGGCCGCGTCTTCCGCGGCGTCGCCGAAAACATCGTCACCTTGCAAGACGGAGTGAAATTCCTCACGCAAGGAGAGGAACGCCAATGA
- a CDS encoding S-layer homology domain-containing protein, which translates to MKKRIASLLLATVLLAPQASVFAADDTATVKVRLAGLNGDHKEVLLNVGQSSFKNNVGEVITMQQPTAMGALMKLLAQDGTTYEAKTLSFGSYITKVGKLAEKELNANSGWSVWVNGKPPGVAAETFELKDGDEVVWGYYDYTQTLFPEVSFSTKSPTVGTPFTVNVTAEQTTYDAEWNPIISTVKIDKADVRTASNGSKLTETNAEGTATLQADQAGLLQLYIDKTDSVTGVPQLLRTGTLNLLVGNPNALFDDLGSFKWAESSILDLAKKGVVSGNGNGQYEPKRAVLRSELAKILALAEGDLNFGGTKSFSDVKATNGYKTFIETVVERGLMSGDKAGTFRPNSGLTREELAVVLVNFSGVELSNTKNLLPFYDRNSISGWAQPYVKTAVDKGLLAGDAENTFRPHDVASRAEVATAIVNVINKQSK; encoded by the coding sequence ATGAAAAAACGTATCGCGAGCCTGTTGCTCGCGACCGTCTTGCTCGCCCCGCAAGCATCCGTATTTGCGGCGGACGATACTGCGACGGTAAAAGTCCGCCTGGCCGGCCTCAATGGCGACCACAAGGAAGTTCTCTTGAATGTGGGCCAGTCCTCTTTTAAAAACAACGTCGGTGAAGTGATCACCATGCAACAGCCGACCGCGATGGGCGCGTTGATGAAGCTGCTCGCTCAAGACGGCACAACCTACGAAGCGAAAACGCTTTCATTTGGCTCTTATATCACCAAGGTTGGCAAGCTCGCCGAAAAAGAGCTCAACGCCAACTCCGGCTGGTCGGTCTGGGTCAACGGCAAGCCGCCGGGCGTTGCTGCCGAAACGTTTGAACTCAAAGACGGCGACGAAGTGGTCTGGGGCTATTATGACTACACGCAGACCCTGTTCCCGGAAGTCAGCTTCTCGACCAAGTCCCCGACCGTCGGCACTCCGTTCACCGTAAACGTCACGGCGGAGCAGACCACCTATGACGCAGAGTGGAACCCGATCATCTCCACCGTCAAGATCGACAAAGCGGACGTGCGGACTGCATCTAATGGCAGCAAGCTCACCGAGACCAACGCAGAAGGCACGGCGACGCTGCAAGCGGATCAGGCCGGTCTGCTGCAGCTCTACATCGACAAGACGGACAGCGTGACCGGCGTGCCGCAGTTGTTGCGCACCGGCACCTTGAACCTGCTCGTCGGCAACCCGAACGCATTGTTCGACGATCTCGGCAGCTTCAAGTGGGCGGAATCTTCGATTCTCGACCTGGCGAAAAAAGGCGTGGTCAGCGGCAACGGCAACGGTCAATACGAGCCGAAGCGCGCCGTGCTCCGCTCCGAGCTGGCAAAGATCCTTGCGCTGGCAGAAGGCGACCTGAACTTTGGCGGCACGAAGTCGTTCTCCGATGTCAAAGCGACGAACGGCTACAAGACGTTTATCGAAACGGTGGTCGAGCGCGGCTTGATGAGCGGCGACAAAGCGGGCACCTTCCGTCCGAACTCCGGCCTGACCCGCGAAGAGCTGGCGGTCGTCCTCGTCAACTTCTCCGGCGTCGAGCTCTCGAACACCAAGAACCTGCTGCCGTTCTACGACCGGAACAGCATCAGCGGCTGGGCACAGCCGTACGTGAAGACGGCGGTCGATAAAGGGCTGCTGGCAGGAGACGCGGAAAACACCTTCCGTCCGCATGACGTCGCATCCCGCGCGGAAGTGGCGACGGCGATCGTCAATGTCATCAACAAACAAAGCAAATAG